The Synchiropus splendidus isolate RoL2022-P1 chromosome 8, RoL_Sspl_1.0, whole genome shotgun sequence genome has a window encoding:
- the p2ry2.1 gene encoding P2Y purinoceptor 2: MNIPLNETGPATNSGYHCKFQEDFKYILLPVSYALVFVVGLALNATALFVMVFRTKKWKASTVYMFNLTTCDTLYVLTLPFLIYYYADENDWPFSEPLCKIIRFLFYANLYGSILFLSCISLHRFVGICYPVRSLYWVSARRAKLVSVAVWACVLLCQAPILYFSRTRDVDTERICYDTTSPELFDDFLVYSSAVSVVMFALPFMVVMVCYGLMVRKLLEPGWGSDGGAEGERGRQSAQKYKQKSVKMIIIVLAAFMLCFLPFHLTRSLYYSFRYLKQMDPSQISCKMLEGSSIAYKVTRPFASANSCVDPILYFLAGRDTRSNLTKTVKSKLLARKFVTQSTEL; the protein is encoded by the exons ATGAACATTCCGCTCAACGAAACCGGCCCCGCCACCAACAGCGGCTACCACTGTAAATTCCAGGAGGATTTCAAATACATCTTGCTTCCAGTCAGCTACGCCTTGGTGTTCGTGGTGGGCCTGGCTCTGAACGCCACAGCCCTGTTTGTGATGGTCTTCAGGACTAAAAAATGGAAAGCCTCCACGGTCTACATGTTCAACCTGACCACCTGCGACACTCTCTACGTCCTCACGCTGCCGTTCCTCATCTACTACTACGCCGATGAAAACGACTGGCCCTTCAGTGAGCCGCTGTGCAAGATCATTCGCTTCCTGTTCTATGCCAACCTCTACG GGTCCATTCTTTTTCTGAGCTGCATCAGCCTGCATCGCTTTGTTGGCATCTGCTACCCGGTCCGCTCTCTCTACTGGGTCAGTGCCCGTCGGGCCAAGCTGGTGTCAGTGGCTGTCTGGGCCTGTGTCCTGCTCTGCCAGGCTCCCATCCTCTACTTCTCAAGAACCAG GGACGTGGACACGGAGAGGATTTGCTACGACACGACCAGCCCCGAGCTCTTCGACGACTTCTTGGTGTACAGCTCGGCCGTGTCGGTGGTGATGTTTGCCCTGCCCTTCATGGTGGTGATGGTCTGCTACGGCCTGATGGTCAGGAAGCTTCTGGAGCCCGGCTGGGGCTCTGACGGAGGAGCTGAGGGAGAGAGGGGACGACAATCGGCACAGAAATACAAGCAGAAATCAGTGAAGATGATCATCATTGTTCTGGCGGCATTCATGCTCTGCTTCCTCCCCTTCCACCTCACCAGAAGTCTCTACTACTCTTTCAGATACCTAAAGCAGATGGACCCTTCACAG ATAAGCTGTAAAATGCTGGAAGGCTCCAGTATCGCCTATAAAGTCACCCGTCCCTTCGCCAGTGCCAACAGCTGCGTGGATCCCATCCTGTACTTCCTGGCCGGACGCGACACACGCAGCAACCTCACCAAGACAGTCAAGTCAAAACTACTGGCGCGGAAATTTGTGACGCAGTCAACAGAACTTTGA
- the relt gene encoding tumor necrosis factor receptor superfamily member 19L, whose amino-acid sequence MMKNHLCCSALILLTMWGCGGSAAVRCRPLLCPAGLEPSQPCQRSPAEEVECRLCPGGTFSEAFDSEVCRPHTSCEQLRRSVAAAGTPTTDAVCGDCLPGFLATSKGKLAIRTPCDKTLHNRVARTVVSGPADGAGDLVNGTLMASTEEKTTEYAVFALVPVFCIMGLLGILICNILKKKGYKCSAEKEGGDEENATPQKEGNNYPYIADDLNEDTISVLVRIIAEKKENAAALEELLLEYENKQMAVNKSSSIKFPLLSLSTFRPLPKLCPHQSHLHTISGLSGLGPKHGYRCTRCAQKKWPAVFIPPLNALKDPLKPTQTLILPSLDKSTDQQKSPLLADSCADQYRTPVPNSAQEKVEERDGKEGELKVLSVGRFQVAQIPEYKPVAVETKKPPQTKRNSLFGGLPFSSSSSIWR is encoded by the exons atgatgaagaaccacctttgctgctctgctctcatccttctcacG ATGTGGGGCTGTGGTGGGTCTGCTGCGGTCAGGTGTCGGCCTCTGCTGTGCCCTGCAGGTCTGGAGCCGTCACAA cCGTGTCAGCGAAGTCCAGCAGAGGAAGTTGAATGCCGTTTGTGCCCAGGAGGGACCTTTTCCGAGGCTTTTGACTCTGAAGTTTGCCGTCCTCACACATCCTGTGAGCAGCTCAGGCGAAGTGTTGCAGCTGCTGGAACGCCAACCACTGATGCTGTCTGTGGAGACTGTCTTCCAGG GTTTCTCGCCACTTCCAAAGGAAAGCTTGCCATCCGGACTCCCTGTGATAAAA CCCTGCATAACCGCGTGGCACGTACGGTTGTGTCGGGTCCTGCCGACGGTGCTGGTGATCTGGTCAACGGCACACTGATGGccagcactgaggagaagacgaCGGAGTACGCGGTCTTTGCTCTTGTCCCTGTCTTCTGCATCATGGGCCTGTTGGGTATCCTCATCTGCAACATCCTGAAGAAGAAGGGATATAAGTGCAGCGctgagaaggagggaggagacgaGGAGAACGCCACGCCACAGAAAGAAG GTAACAATTATCCTTACATCGCGGACGACTTGAATGAAGACACCATCAGCGTTCTGGTCCGAATCATTGCTGAGAAAAAAG AAAATGCTGCTGCACTGGAGGAACTGCTGCTGGAGTACGAGAACAAACAGATGGCTGTCAACAAAAGCTCCTCAATCAA GTTCCCATTGTTGTCACTGTCCACATTCCGCCCTCTGCCCAAACTCTGCCCTCATCAGTCTCACCTCCACACCATCTCCGGTCTCTCAGGCCTGGGACCCAAACATGGCTATCGCTGCACCCGCTGTGCTCAGAAGAAATGGCCCGCTGTGTTTATCCCCCCGCTCAATGCCCTCAAAGACCCTCTGAAGCCCACACAGACCCTCATCCTTCCCTCTCTGGACAAGTCCACAGACCAGCAGAAGAGCCCCCTGCTGGCGGATTCGTGCGCTGACCAATATCGCACACCGGTGCCAAATTCTGCTCAGGAAAAAGTGGAAGAGCGTGACGGGAAGGAAGGCGAACTGAAGGTTCTGTCTGTAGGGAG GTTTCAAGTGGCTCAGATTCCTGAGTACAAGCCGGTCGCTGTAGAAACAAAGAAGCCACCTCAGACCAAGCGTAACTCCCTTTTTGGCGGACTGCCCTTCTCTTCATCGTCTAGTATCTGGAG ATGA